One Anopheles marshallii chromosome 3, idAnoMarsDA_429_01, whole genome shotgun sequence genomic region harbors:
- the LOC128711280 gene encoding cilia- and flagella-associated protein 206, which yields MSALIKAPRVRLFEPNAALSPLLQEILRNCERRNVRYDRPLVNFIMNLLSMDPQYELFMETLSTDRRNHDDFVEACCNLLADDRSPTLITLRMQCFFLDNFFDKDEIVEKHARNLQAKTFALTKEIIDNDVITKDEQDEVFNKVILDIVMNMGLGNPDCKDVMAETMRALNSVMSRSDKAKFVTLDRKDRLMALKDIREIVAGIRIFNKHSGNTANGMADLPKIIDQSHESTKSILQITLCEIMDKVNLLTSALNAAIAYDLRNRSIITLLPENITADDFETIKDLLAMYRQHEVYTRKLIDELVTIKLSIDGCKQEYEAKLLRIHEAVQYRTAIPTDRVFPKFSELTRVWLQFQNFIFLLSEMNQISNTLTSLTERCASFDDLAYRLLGESQIQTDVDRLNKVCSKRFILPDPMNCEIVPYEENMQIQLLKFCLWHLAEGKGLLMPGSTELGVCRVQKEHYLFNIPEPLSFFDEDPNKYFFKIVETARKKIQLICLLNIHDKLLSSYNAPRSEGFQMKITTTCDREVQTDLHPVPSNIDREYRWNVWDYRREAIRLANIRTKQTTSVQTLESSRAISKSTQIYLGKPQTTQTRVSRSTETEQRRQTGLKVIEPSAPSPLKVYALTLAQTSRSAFNKNGER from the exons ATGTCGGCACTAATCAAAGCCCCACGAGTGCGCCTTTTTGAACCGAATGCAGCCCTATCACCGCTGCTGCAAGAAATCCTACGGAACTGTGAGCGTCGTAACGTTCGATACGATCGGCCACTGGTCAACTTCATCATGAATCTGCTGAGCATGGATCCACAGTACGAACTGTTTATGGAAACGCTCAGTACTGATCGGCGCAATCACGACGATTTCGTTGAAGCTTGCTGCAATCTGCTAGCCGACGATCGATCGCCAACGCTGATCACTCTCCGGATGCAGTGCTTTTTCCTGGACAATTTCTTCGACAAGGACGAAATCGTGGAGAAACATGCACGCAATCTGCAAGCCAAAACGTTTGCCCTAACGAAGGAGATCATAGACAACGATGTCATCACGAAAGATGAACAGGACGAGGTGTTCAACAAGGTAATACTAGACATTGTCATGAACATGGGTTTGGGTAATCCGGACTGTAAGGACGTTATGGCCGAAACGATGCGTGCACTCAATTCGGTGATGTCACGCAGTGATAAAGCGAAGTTTGTAACACTTGATCGAAAGGATCGACTGATGGCGTTGAAAGACATTCGGGAGATTGTGGCCGGTATCCGTATTTTCAACAAACACTCCGGAAATACGGCCAACGGAATGGCTGATT TGCCAAAGATAATCGACCAGTCACACGAATCAacgaaatcgattcttcaAATTACGCTCTGCGAAATCATGGACAAGGTGAATCTGCTGACAAGCGCTTTGAATGCAGCAATAGCGTATGATTTGCGCAACCGGTCCATTATAACGCTGCTGCCTGAAAACATTACCGCAGACGATTTCGAAACGATCAAAGACTTGCTCGCCATGTACCGTCAGCACGAGGTGTATACGCGGAAACTCATAgatgagttggtcaccatcaAGTTAAGCATTGATGGCTGCAAGCAGGAGTACGAAGCGAAACTGTTGCGCATTCACGAGGCCGTCCAATATCGAACGGCCATTCCGACAGATCGGGTTTTT CCCAAATTTTCCGAACTAACACGCGTTTGGTTGcagtttcaaaatttcatattTCTCCTATCGGAAATGAACCAAATTAGTAATACGCTGACAAGCCTCACTGAGCGATGCGCTAGTTTTGATGATCTTGCCTATCGTTTGCTAGGGGAAAGCCAGATACAAACCGATGTGGATCGGTTAAACAAAGTCTGCTCGAAGCGATTCATTCTGCCCGATCCAATGAACTGTGAAATTGTTCCGTATGAGGAAAATATGCAG ATCCAACTTCTCAAGTTCTGCTTGTGGCATTTAGCCGAAGGCAAGGGTTTGCTTATGCCTGGAAGCACCGAACTCGGGGTGTGTCGCGTGCAGAAAGAACATTATCTCTTTAACATTCCCGAACCGTTATCGTTTTTCGACGAGGATCCAAATAA ATACTTCTTCAAAATAGTTGAaacagcaaggaaaaaaattcaactcatTTGTCTGTTGAACATACATGACAAACTACTGTCCTCATACAACGCGCCTCGTAGCGAAGGCTTTCAGATGAAGATAACGACTACCTGTGATCGGGAGGTACAAACCGATCTCCATCCAGTACCGTCCAACATTGACCGCGAGTATCGCTGGAACGTTTGGGATTATCGGCGTGAGGCAATCCGATTGGCGAACATTCGCACCAAACAGACGACTTCCGTTCAGACGCTCGAGTCGAGTCGTGCCATCTCAAAGTCCACGCAAATCTATCTCGGCAAGCCACAAACCACACAGACTCGCGTCAGTCGCAGCACGGAAACGGAACAACGACGTCAAACGGGCTTGAAGGTGATCGAACCATCGGCACCATCTCCTTTGAAGGTGTATGCACTTACACTAGCTCAAACAAGTCGTTCCGCTTTTAACAAGAATGGAGAGCGTTAG